From Arachis stenosperma cultivar V10309 chromosome 2, arast.V10309.gnm1.PFL2, whole genome shotgun sequence, one genomic window encodes:
- the LOC130960771 gene encoding 2-alkenal reductase (NADP(+)-dependent)-like encodes MAEVKNKQVVLKDYVTGFPKESDMDIVEGTISLKLPEGSNEVLLKNLYLSCDPYMRILMSKMEGPEGFRTYAPGSPLTGYGVAKVLESGHPDYKKGDLVWGFIKWEEYSLVPASLILFKIKHTDVPLSYYTGILGMPGMTAYAGFFEVGLPKKGEKVFVSAASGAVGQLVGQFAKFTGCYVIGSAGSKDKVDLLKNKLGFDDAFNYKEEPDLNGALKRYFPEGIDIYFENVGGKTLDAVLLNMRVHGRIVVCGMVSQYNLAQHEGVTNLANLIFKRIRMQGFNVADYYQLYPKFLEYVVPKIKEGKIVYVEDIVEGLENAPPALVGLFSGRNVGKQVIVLARE; translated from the exons ATGGCGGAAGTGAAGAACAAGCAAGTGGTTCTGAAGGATTACGTAACTGGTTTCCCTAAGGAATCAGACATGGACATAGTTGAAGGCACCATCTCACTGAAGCTTCCGGAAGGTTCCAACGAGGTCCTTCTCAAGAACCTCTACCTCTCATGTGATCCGTATATGCGAATCCTCATGAGCAAGATGGAAGGCCCCGAAGGCTTCCGTACATATGCCCCTGGCTct CCATTAACAGGATATGGTGTGGCTAAAGTCCTGGAATCTGGACACCCGGATTACAAGAAGGGTGATTTGGTGTGGGGGTTTATCAAATGGGAAGAGTACAGTTTGGTCCCGGCATCTCTaatacttttcaaaatcaaGCACACCGATGTCCCACTTTCATACTATACTGGAATTCTTG GTATGCCAGGAATGACTGCCTATGCTGGTTTCTTTGAAGTTGGGCTTCCTaagaaaggagagaaagttTTTGTTTCTGCTGCCTCTGGTGCAGTTGGTCAACTTGTTGGTCAATTTGCTAAATTCACTGGTTGTTATGTCATTGGAAGTGCTGGAAGTAAAGACAAG GTGgatttattgaagaataaaTTAGGATTTGATGATGCTTTTAACTACAAAGAAGAGCCAGACCTCAATGGCGCATTGAAAAG GTACTTCCCTGAAGGCATTGACATTTACTTTGAGAATGTTGGGGGGAAGACACTTGATGCTGTGCTGCTAAATATGAGAGTCCATGGCCGAATAGTCGTATGTGGAATGGTCTCGCAGTACAATCTTGCTCAACATGAAGGTGTAACAAATCTGGCGAATCTCATATTCAAGCGGATTCGTATGCAAGGCTTTAATGTTGCTGATTACTATCAGTTATATCCCAAGTTCTTGGAGTACGTCGTGCCGAAAATTAAAGAAGGGAAGATTGTTTATGTGGAAGACATAGTCGAGGGCCTTGAAAATGCTCCTCCGGCTTTGGTTGGCCTTTTTAGCGGTCGCAATGTTGGAAAACAAGTGATTGTTCTTGCTCGTGAATGA
- the LOC130961817 gene encoding 2-alkenal reductase (NADP(+)-dependent)-like, producing the protein MAEVKNKQVVLKDYVTGFLKESDLDLVENTITLKLPEGSNEILLKNLYLSCDPFMRNLMSDIGILEKFLPYAPGSPLFGYGVAKVLESGHPDYKKGDLVWGFTKWEEYSLVPSSRILFKIEHTDVPLSYYTGILGMPGMTAYAGFFEVGLPKKGEKVFVSAASGAVGQLVGQFAKLTGCYVVGSAGSKDKVDLLKNKFGFDDAFNYKEEPDLDAALKRYFPEGIDIYFENVGGKTLDAVLLNMRVHGRIVVCGMISQYNRAQPEGVTNLGNLIMKRIRMQGLAVTDYYPMYHKLVEYVVPKIKEEKIVYVEDIAEGLENGPAALVGLFNGRNVGKQVLVLARE; encoded by the exons ATGGCGGAAGTGAAGAACAAGCAAGTGGTTTTGAAGGATTATGTCACCGGTTTCCTTAAGGAATCAGACTTGGACTTAGTTGAAAACACCATCACTCTCAAGCTTCCAGAAGGTTCCAATGAGATCCTTCTCAAGAATCTCTATTTGTCTTGTGATCCTTTCATGCGAAACCTTATGAGCGACATAGGAATCCTTGAGAAGTTCCTTCCATATGCTCCTGGCTCT CCATTATTTGGATATGGGGTGGCTAAAGTCCTGGAATCCGGACACCCTGATTACAAGAAGGGTGATTTGGTGTGGGGGTTTACTAAATGGGAAGAGTACAGCTTGGTCCCCTCATCTCgaattcttttcaaaatcgAGCACACCGATGTTCCACTTTCATACTATACTGGAATTCTTG GTATGCCAGGAATGACTGCTTATGCCGGTTTCTTTGAAGTTGGGCTTCCtaaaaaaggagagaaagttttTGTTTCTGCTGCCTCTGGTGCAGTTGGTCAACTTGTTGGCCAGTTTGCGAAATTGACCGGTTGCTATGTCGTTGGAAGTGCTGGAAGTAAAGACAAg GTGGATTTGTTGAAGAATAAATTCGGATTCGATGATGCTTTTAACTACAAGGAAGAGCCTGACCTCGATGCTGCATTGAAAAG ATACTTCCCTGAAGGCATTGACATTTACTTTGAGAATGTTGGAGGGAAGACACTTGATGCTGTGCTGCTAAATATGAGAGTCCATGGCCGAATAGTAGTATGTGGAATGATCTCGCAGTACAATCGTGCTCAACCTGAAGGGGTAACAAATCTGGGAAATCTCATAATGAAGCGGATTCGTATGCAAGGTCTTGCTGTCACCGATTACTATCCTATGTATCACAAGTTGGTGGAGTATGTGGTGCCGAAAATCAAAGAAGAGAAGATTGTGTATGTGGAAGACATAGCTGAGGGACTTGAAAACGGCCCTGCTGCTTTGGTTGGCCTCTTTAATGGTCGCAATGTTGGCAAACAAGTTCTTGTTCTTGCCCGTGAATGA
- the LOC130960772 gene encoding 2-alkenal reductase (NADP(+)-dependent)-like: MAEVKNKQVVLKDYATGFPKESDMDIVEGTISLKLPEGSNEVLLKNLYLSCDPYMQMLMSKIEGLEGFGTYSPGSPLTGYGVAKVLESGHPDYKKGDLVWGFTKWEEYSLVPSSQILFKIEHTDVPLSYYIGILGIPGMTAYAGFFEVGLPKKGERVFVSAASGAVGQLVGQFAKFTGCYVVGSAGSKDKVDLLKNKLGFDDAFNYKEEPDLNAALKRYFPEGIDIYFENVGGKTLDAVLLNMRVHGRIVVCGMVSQYNLAQHEGVTNLANLIFKRIRMQGFGVADYYQLYPKFLEYVVPKIKEGKIVYVEDIVEGLEKAPPALIGLFSGHNVGKQVIVLARE, encoded by the exons ATGGCGGAAGTGAAGAACAAGCAAGTGGTTCTGAAGGATTATGCAACTGGTTTCCCTAAGGAATCAGACATGGACATAGTTGAAGGCACCATCTCACTGAAGCTTCCGGAAGGTTCCAACGAGGTCCTTCTCAAGAACCTCTACCTCTCATGTGATCCGTATATGCAAATGCTCATGAGCAAGATAGAAGGCCTCGAAGGCTTCGGTACATATTCCCCTGGCTCT CCATTAACAGGATATGGTGTGGCTAAAGTCCTGGAATCTGGACACCCGGATTACAAGAAGGGTGATTTGGTGTGGGGGTTTACTAAATGGGAGGAGTACAGTTTGGTCCCGTCATCTcaaattcttttcaaaatcgAGCACACCGATGTTCCACTTTCGTACTATATTGGAATTCTTG GTATTCCAGGAATGACTGCCTATGCTGGTTTCTTTGAAGTTGGGCTTCCTAAGAAAGGAGAGAGAGTGTTTGTTTCTGCTGCCTCTGGTGCAGTTGGTCAACTTGTTGGTCAATTTGCTAAATTCACCGGTTGTTATGTCGTTGGAAGTGCTGGAAGTAAAGACAAG GTGgatttattgaagaataaaTTAGGATTTGATGATGCTTTTAACTACAAAGAAGAGCCAGACCTCAATGCTGCATTGAAAAG ATACTTCCCTGAAGGCATTGACATTTACTTTGAGAATGTTGGGGGGAAGACACTTGATGCTGTGCTGCTAAATATGAGAGTCCATGGACGAATAGTCGTATGTGGAATGGTCTCGCAGTACAATCTTGCTCAACATGAAGGTGTAACAAATCTGGCGAATCTCATATTCAAACGGATTCGTATGCAAGGCTTTGGTGTTGCCGATTACTATCAGTTGTATCCCAAGTTCTTGGAGTACGTCGTGCCGAAAATCAAAGAAGGGAAGATTGTGTATGTAGAAGACATAGTTGAGGGCCTTGAAAAGGCTCCTCCGGCTTTGATTGGCCTTTTTAGTGGTCACAATGTTGGAAAACAAGTGATTGTTCTTGCTCGTGAATGA